From a single Candoia aspera isolate rCanAsp1 chromosome 2, rCanAsp1.hap2, whole genome shotgun sequence genomic region:
- the LOC134489875 gene encoding uncharacterized protein LOC134489875 — MALLGDLWQEQDGGGATIFALLDLSAAIGTIDREDAVESSVTLNQMQGPPETRLTVWSQPPPRGPPPSPLPVDAWEDSSRCRDQEGPLRISFLLANLGKFAVDGRGLAAVRNGDAGTLLSISRSGSWQLEDGLATIQGLPLSHSRAAGAGGGGGRHGPRGSVAAAGWRPRARRGRNPPAFSTSEFMESPNNFCRLCGTVLRGNHRRWLFSRNNSSSRPDLLVVLSYVLDRELPQHGDGHGEFLCGKCAQALGRVYHFDTVIARVQALSIDRLQRLLSEKDQLARCLRHIYARRFPENRGTVSYTGQEISVSIADLPHVQYQRLLQDDMALSEYECWADAPGGSQPGTPCRNRQCPSCHGLRVDDFNYEWVCRTPRRLGTWSPVFPLCRDKSQSMPTVHCAGSQASLRSHSSGDVESCSMLSLDTLPELDLAWEALRILRGIGRKRLRVPEGSRIPVLVGSWRMATPQRESPVGEEAGDELMDEFLPLESKLQVQRSLHQDLQRTFNNLKERLEAAEGELGSFQEKQGEAPSQEAGIPLEKAMDHQERLIHQLTRCLQSKEEVLQDCLVILLSLGSPGVNPTMLETLIKQMAQRLRDRDQALEKTLSSHLLALESVHRQLRHLQEAVKDKDADLARLNSSLRTEEETMHALRELLHEKDWEIQRLESLSASAQEFWRVQGQTLLFALKEKEALIKALQDALTSSTKDVEALANSLSSSDFAPGLLQQIQEKEDLLARALAEQTRVHAQWQRQLQVVEDAASAQEHKLQEQLRQQSQDAKEQGREIANLRRDLAQAEAKVIQGAALLEEHCTELAQLRGLEKIKEQALEKALREGEEKDRILQRLQAHRARGRTHTPAGQSHLLLPPT, encoded by the exons ATGGCGCTCTTGGgggacctctggcaggagcaggacgGGGGCGGTGCGaccatctttgctcttcttgacctctcggcgGCCATCGGTACCATCGatcgtg AGGACGCCGTAGAGTCATCAGTTACCCTGAATCAGATGCAGGGACCGCCAGAAACCCGGCTGACGGTGTGGTCGCAGCCGCCCCCTCGAGGACCCCCACCCTCCCCGCTGCCCGTGGACGCCTGGGAGGACTCATCCCGTTGCAGAGACCAAGAGGGCCCCCTTCGGATCTCGTTCCTCCTGGCGAATCTCGGGAAGTTTGCAGTGGATGGCCGGGGCTTGGCAGCAGTACGAAATGGCGACGCTGGAACGCTTCTCAGCATCTCGCGCAGTGgttcttggcagcttgaagatgg GCTGGCCACGATCCAAGGGCTGCCCCTGAGCCACAGCCGCGCCGCAGGGgctggcgggggtggggggaggcacgGCCCGAGGGGTTCCGTGGCTGCGGCCGGGTGGAGGCCGAGGGCGCGACGTGGCAGGAACCCGCCTGCCTTCAG CACTTCCGAATTCATGGAGAGCCCCAACAATTTCTGCCGCCTTTGTGGCACCGTGCTGCGTGGGAATCACCGGCGATGGCTTTTCAGCCGAAACAATTCCAGCTCGCGCCCTGACCTGCTGGTGGTGCTGTCCTATGTCCTCGACCGAGAACTTCCCCAGCATGGAGATGGGCATGGAGAGTTCCTGTGTGGGAAATGTGCCCAAGCCTTGGGACGGGTGTACCATTTTGATACGGTCATCGCCCGGGTTCAAGCCCTCTCCATCGACCGCCTCCAGCGCCTGCTTTCAGAGAAAGACCAGCTGGCCCGCTGCCTGCGCCACATCTATGCGCGGCGGTTTCCAGAGAACAGGGGCACCGTGTCCTACACAGGCCAAGAGATCTCAGTCAGCATAGCAGATCTGCCCCATGTGCAGTACCAGCGCCTTCTGCAAGACGACATGGCCCTCTCTGAATACGAGTGCTGGGCTGATGCCCCCGGTGGCAGCCAGCCGGGCACCCCATGTCGCAACCGCCAGTGTCCCAGCTGCCACGGGCTGAGGGTGGATGACTTCAATTACGAGTGGGTGTGCCGGACTCCGAGGCGGCTGGGAACGTGGTCTCCCGTCTTCCCCCTCTGCCGGGACAAGTCGCAGAGCATGCCCACCGTGCATTGCGCCGGCTCCCAGGCCTCCCTCCGGTCCCACAGCTCGGGGGACGTCGAGTCGTGTTCAATGCTGTCGTTGGATACTTTGCCAGAACTGGATCTAGCCTGGGAAGCACTGAGAATCCTGAGGGGCATTGGAAGGAAGCGGCTGAGGGTGCCAGAGGGGAGCAGGATCCCTGTCCTTGTGGGCAGCTGGCGCATGGCCACCCCCCAAAGAGAGAGCCCTGTGGGAGAAGAAGCCGGTGATGAACTGATGGATGAGTTTCTGCCACTGGAGTCAAAG CTCCAGGTTCAGCGGTCTCTCCACCAGGACCTCCAGAGGACTTTCAATAACTTGAAGGAACGCCTTGAGGCAGCTGAAGGAGAGCTGGGGAGCTTTCAGGAGAAGCAAGGAGAGGCGCCTAGCCAG GAAGCTGGAATTCCACTTGAGAAGGCCATGGATCACCAGGAGCGGCTGATCCATCAACTGACCAGGTGTCTGCAAAGCAAGGAGGAGGTGCTACAG GACTGCCTGGTCATCTTGCTGTCACTTGGATCGCCTGGGGTGAACCCCACCATGTTGGAAACCCTGATCAAGCAGATGGCCCAGCGCCTCAGAGACAGAGACCAAGCATTAGAG AAGACTCTGTCCAGTCATCTCTTGGCCCTGGAGTCTGTGCACCGTCAGCTGAGGCATCTTCAGGAAGCAGTGAAAGATAAAGATGCTGACTTGGCAAGACTCAACTCCAGCCTCCGCACAGAAGAGGAGACCATGCAT GCCCTGCGGGAGCTTCTGCACGAGAAGGATTGGGAAATCCAGCGTCTGGAGTCTCTCTCTGCCTCAGCTCAGGAGTTCTGGCGAGTGCAGGGTCAAACCTTGCTCTTTGCTTTGAAGGAGAAGGAAGCCTTAATTAAAGCCCTCCAGGACGCGTTGACCAGTAGCACCAAGGATGTGGAG GCCCTTGCAAATTCCCTCAGCAGCTCCGACTTTGCTCCAGGGTTGCTCCAGCAGATCCAGGAGAAGGAAGATTTGCTGGCCCGGGCCTTGGCTGAGCAGACACGGGTCCACGCCCAGTGGCAAAGGCAACTGCAGGTGGTAGAAGATGCAGCCAGTGCCCAAGAACACAAACTTCAG GAGCAGCTGCGTCAGCAATCTCAGGATGCCAAAGAGCAGGGCCGGGAAATTGCGAATCTCCGCAGGGACCTGGCCCAGGCTGAAGCCAAAGTAATCCAAGGAGCTGCTCTCCTAGAGGAGCATTGCACAGAATTGGCTCAACTCCGAGGGTTGGAGAAGATAAAGGAACAAGCCCTGGAG AAAGCTCTGcgggagggagaggagaaggaccGGATCCTTCAGCGGTTGCAGGCGCACCGGGCTAGGGGAAGGACACACACTCCAGCAGGACAAA gccatctcctccttcctcccacttGA